A part of Kitasatospora acidiphila genomic DNA contains:
- a CDS encoding Ms5788A family Cys-rich leader peptide: MKRQANLTKRRAVDLCRVAACLCRMR; encoded by the coding sequence ATGAAGCGACAGGCGAATCTCACCAAGCGGCGGGCGGTAGACCTCTGCCGCGTGGCTGCCTGCCTGTGTCGAATGCGCTGA
- a CDS encoding LmeA family phospholipid-binding protein translates to MRTWIKVTVPVVALAGLLVGADRVAVNVAESQAADKLAGHQGISGRPTVSIDDMPFLTDLIDQKLGKVSLSAASMTLTGNGGQSVQLHDFRADLSGVKVNSGYTSATVDSGSGHGLIGYQEVHDLMGLDSRISLGYGGPGLVKVGYEMLGQKLSATVTLQNNGNTILVGSVGNLPPGLAAMPGVGGMIQRDLGAKSFTLQGLPVGLHLDSVTPQPGGIELSFAGTGVTLTS, encoded by the coding sequence ATGCGGACCTGGATCAAGGTGACCGTCCCGGTCGTGGCGCTCGCCGGCCTGCTGGTGGGCGCGGACCGGGTGGCCGTGAACGTGGCGGAGAGCCAGGCGGCCGACAAGCTGGCCGGCCACCAGGGCATCTCGGGGCGTCCCACGGTCTCCATCGACGACATGCCGTTCCTGACCGACCTGATCGACCAGAAGCTCGGCAAGGTCTCGCTGTCGGCCGCCAGCATGACGCTGACCGGCAACGGCGGGCAGAGCGTCCAGCTGCACGACTTCCGGGCCGATCTGAGCGGGGTGAAGGTGAACTCCGGCTACACCTCGGCGACGGTGGACTCGGGGAGCGGCCACGGCCTGATCGGCTACCAGGAGGTGCACGACCTGATGGGCCTGGACTCGCGGATCTCGCTCGGCTACGGCGGCCCCGGGCTGGTCAAGGTGGGCTACGAGATGCTCGGCCAGAAGCTGTCCGCCACGGTGACGCTGCAGAACAACGGCAACACGATCCTGGTCGGCAGCGTCGGCAACCTGCCGCCCGGCCTCGCCGCCATGCCCGGCGTGGGCGGGATGATCCAGCGGGACCTCGGCGCCAAGAGCTTCACCCTGCAGGGGCTGCCGGTGGGGCTGCACCTGGACAGCGTGACGCCGCAGCCGGGCGGCATCGAACTCTCCTTCGCGGGCACCGGCGTCACGCTGACCAGCTGA
- a CDS encoding MoaD/ThiS family protein — protein MSATTEPSAGLPDAPMAEVTGTIRYWAAAKAEAGIAEEPYRAATLAEALAQVRQRHADRPGFVRLLDICSYLVDSEPVGGRDRAEVRLAEGGTVEVLPPFAGG, from the coding sequence ATGTCCGCGACCACCGAACCCTCCGCCGGCCTCCCGGATGCGCCGATGGCGGAGGTGACCGGGACGATCCGCTACTGGGCGGCCGCCAAGGCCGAGGCGGGCATCGCCGAGGAGCCCTACCGGGCGGCCACGCTGGCCGAGGCGCTGGCGCAGGTGCGGCAGCGGCACGCCGACCGGCCGGGCTTCGTCCGGCTGCTGGACATCTGCTCCTACCTGGTGGACAGCGAGCCGGTGGGCGGCCGGGACCGCGCCGAGGTGCGGCTGGCCGAGGGCGGCACCGTGGAGGTGCTGCCGCCGTTCGCCGGCGGGTGA
- a CDS encoding response regulator transcription factor, whose translation MSSLLLLTNALQPSAEVLPALGLLLHQVRVAPAEGSALVDTPSADVILVDGRRDLPQIRSLCQLLRSTGVSAPLLLVVTEGGLAAVTAEWGVDDVLLDTAGPAEVEARLRLAIGRKAQAAVDDSPMEIRNGDLSVDEATYSAKLKGRVLDLTFKEFELLKYLAQHPGRVFTRAQLLQEVWGYDYFGGTRTVDVHVRRLRAKLGVEHEQLIGTVRNVGYRFVVPNQGDKNDRSAADSEALPTADGEALTEAEQPVRSTVEG comes from the coding sequence ATGAGTTCTCTCCTCCTCCTCACCAACGCGCTGCAGCCCTCCGCCGAGGTACTGCCGGCCCTCGGCCTGCTGCTGCACCAGGTCCGGGTCGCCCCGGCCGAGGGCTCCGCCCTGGTCGACACCCCCAGCGCCGACGTCATACTGGTCGACGGCCGCCGCGACCTCCCGCAGATCCGCTCGCTCTGCCAGCTGCTCCGCTCCACCGGGGTGAGCGCCCCGCTGCTGCTGGTGGTCACCGAGGGCGGCCTGGCCGCCGTCACCGCCGAGTGGGGCGTCGACGACGTGCTGCTGGACACCGCGGGCCCGGCGGAGGTGGAGGCCCGGCTGCGGCTGGCGATCGGCCGCAAGGCGCAGGCCGCGGTGGACGACAGCCCGATGGAGATCCGCAACGGCGACCTCTCGGTGGACGAGGCCACCTACTCGGCCAAGCTCAAGGGCCGGGTGCTCGACCTCACGTTCAAGGAGTTCGAGCTGCTGAAGTACCTCGCCCAGCACCCCGGCCGGGTCTTCACCCGCGCCCAGCTGCTGCAGGAGGTCTGGGGCTACGACTACTTCGGCGGCACCCGGACCGTCGACGTGCACGTGCGGCGGTTGCGGGCCAAGCTCGGCGTCGAGCACGAGCAGCTGATCGGCACCGTGCGCAACGTCGGCTACCGCTTCGTGGTGCCCAACCAGGGCGACAAGAACGACCGGTCGGCCGCCGACAGCGAGGCCCTGCCGACCGCCGACGGCGAAGCCCTCACCGAGGCCGAACAGCCGGTCCGCAGCACCGTCGAGGGCTGA
- a CDS encoding LacI family DNA-binding transcriptional regulator, producing the protein MAKVTRDDVARLAGTSTAVVSYVINDGPRPVAPATKERVLAAIEQLGYRPNSVAQAMASRRTNLIGMIVPDARQPFFAEMAHAVERAASDRGKLVLIGNSDYVEDREMHYIQAFLGMRVSGLILVSQGAPQRAAKEFAAMEGAKVVLLHRRPEAADDVSVVTDDIGGAEMVVRHLLEVHGHPYVACFGGPVDTPVPGDPVIDHIAGWQRAMATTGQDSNGHLVEAPFHRYGAYQVALKLLSSPQRPPAIFCSTDDQAIGVLRAARELNLRVPEDLAVAGFDDIPEAALADPPLTTVASEGEAMARAAVDLVLDDSLMVPGSATERVRRFPSRLVVRRSCGCPGEPALDGAPSGAGAE; encoded by the coding sequence GTGGCCAAGGTGACGCGCGACGACGTAGCCCGACTGGCTGGGACCTCGACCGCGGTCGTCAGCTACGTGATCAACGATGGACCCCGCCCGGTGGCGCCCGCCACCAAGGAGCGGGTGCTCGCCGCGATCGAGCAACTCGGCTACCGGCCGAACAGCGTCGCGCAGGCGATGGCCTCCCGGCGCACCAATCTGATCGGCATGATCGTGCCGGACGCCCGGCAGCCGTTCTTCGCCGAGATGGCGCACGCCGTGGAACGCGCCGCCTCGGACCGCGGCAAGCTGGTGCTGATCGGCAACTCCGACTACGTCGAAGACCGCGAGATGCACTACATCCAGGCCTTCCTGGGCATGCGGGTCTCCGGTCTGATCCTGGTCAGCCAGGGTGCGCCGCAGCGGGCCGCCAAGGAGTTCGCCGCGATGGAGGGCGCCAAGGTGGTGCTGCTGCACCGCCGCCCCGAGGCCGCCGACGACGTCTCGGTGGTCACCGACGACATCGGCGGCGCCGAGATGGTGGTCCGCCACCTGCTGGAGGTGCACGGACACCCGTACGTGGCCTGCTTCGGCGGCCCGGTGGACACCCCCGTGCCCGGCGACCCGGTCATCGACCACATCGCGGGCTGGCAGCGGGCCATGGCCACGACCGGCCAGGACAGCAACGGCCACCTGGTGGAGGCCCCCTTCCACCGCTACGGCGCCTACCAGGTCGCGCTGAAGCTGCTGAGCTCCCCCCAGCGGCCGCCGGCGATCTTCTGCTCCACCGACGACCAGGCGATCGGCGTGCTGCGGGCGGCCCGCGAGCTGAACCTGCGGGTTCCGGAGGACCTCGCGGTGGCCGGCTTCGACGACATCCCCGAGGCCGCGCTGGCCGACCCGCCGCTGACCACGGTGGCCAGCGAGGGCGAGGCGATGGCCCGGGCCGCCGTCGACCTGGTGCTGGACGACTCGCTGATGGTGCCCGGCTCGGCCACCGAGCGGGTGCGGCGGTTCCCGTCCCGTCTCGTGGTGCGGCGCTCCTGCGGCTGCCCCGGCGAGCCGGCCCTCGACGGGGCACCGAGCGGAGCGGGCGCAGAGTAA
- a CDS encoding S1C family serine protease, with translation MSEHRSTADESGYPFPPKPAGAPTAHFDYFDHSATYAAFEAAPAPDPEGPEGPARHARNGFAPSLAAGRYPQRGRVALATAVAAVAAVLGGVIGGTVAESGHTAATTSASAPTVVSPVADKSGSTANVAGIAAAVSPSVVQITVQTSGGSDIGTGIVLTANGQILTNYHVISSAVSNGGRITVAFDNGSKATGSVTGTDKSSDLAVITASGVSGLKPATLGNSSALAIGDPVVAIGNPDGLTGTVTSGIISAKNRPVTVQVDETTTRGNGGFGYPFLPGYNSQPSNSGSTASYSALQTDAALNPGNSGGPLINAAGQVIGVNSAMYSGSGNSGSGSGQAGSVGLGFTIPIDTVKQVLPQMQAGQTL, from the coding sequence ATGAGCGAGCACCGCAGCACCGCAGATGAGTCGGGGTACCCGTTCCCGCCGAAGCCGGCCGGAGCACCCACCGCTCACTTCGACTACTTCGACCATTCGGCGACCTACGCGGCCTTCGAGGCCGCGCCGGCGCCGGACCCCGAGGGCCCCGAGGGCCCTGCGCGCCACGCCCGCAACGGCTTCGCCCCCAGCCTGGCGGCTGGGAGGTACCCCCAACGCGGCCGGGTCGCCCTCGCCACCGCCGTTGCCGCCGTCGCGGCCGTGCTCGGCGGCGTGATCGGCGGCACAGTCGCCGAGAGCGGGCACACCGCCGCCACCACCAGCGCCTCCGCCCCGACCGTGGTCAGCCCGGTCGCCGACAAGAGCGGCAGCACCGCCAACGTGGCCGGGATCGCCGCCGCGGTCTCGCCGAGCGTCGTCCAGATCACCGTGCAGACCAGCGGCGGCAGTGACATCGGCACCGGGATCGTCCTCACCGCCAACGGCCAGATCCTCACCAACTACCACGTGATCTCCAGCGCCGTCAGCAACGGCGGCAGGATCACCGTGGCCTTCGACAACGGCTCCAAGGCCACCGGATCGGTGACCGGCACCGACAAGTCGAGCGACCTCGCGGTGATCACCGCCAGCGGCGTCAGCGGCCTCAAGCCGGCCACCCTCGGCAACTCCAGCGCACTGGCGATCGGCGACCCGGTGGTCGCCATCGGCAACCCCGACGGCCTGACCGGCACCGTCACCTCGGGCATCATCAGCGCCAAGAACCGGCCGGTCACCGTGCAGGTCGACGAGACCACCACGCGCGGCAACGGCGGCTTCGGCTACCCGTTCCTGCCCGGCTACAACAGCCAGCCCTCCAACAGCGGCAGCACCGCCAGCTACTCGGCACTGCAGACCGACGCCGCGCTCAACCCCGGCAACTCCGGCGGCCCGCTGATCAACGCCGCCGGCCAGGTGATCGGCGTCAACTCCGCGATGTACTCCGGCAGCGGCAACTCCGGCTCCGGCTCCGGCCAGGCCGGCAGCGTCGGCCTCGGCTTCACCATCCCGATCGACACCGTCAAGCAGGTGCTGCCCCAGATGCAGGCCGGCCAGACGCTGTGA
- a CDS encoding response regulator transcription factor produces MLVVDDEPALRDALESSLAFEGYEVSTATDGYEALEAVERDKPDLVLLDIMMPRMDGLTAVRRMRSRGDTAPVLMLTARDAVGDRVTGLDVGADDYLAKPFELDELLARVRALLRRNALATEAAARAGAVEDDSEVLAFADLKMNTATREVTRAGKPIELTRTEFMLLEMFLSHPRQVLTREQILKAVWGFDFEPSSNSLDVYVMYLRRKTEQGGMPRLIQTVRGVGYALRAPSGATA; encoded by the coding sequence CTGCTCGTGGTCGACGACGAGCCGGCGCTGCGTGACGCGCTGGAGAGCAGCCTCGCCTTCGAGGGCTACGAGGTCAGCACCGCCACCGACGGCTACGAGGCGCTGGAGGCCGTCGAACGCGACAAGCCCGACCTGGTGCTGCTGGACATCATGATGCCCCGGATGGACGGCCTCACCGCCGTCCGCCGGATGCGCTCCCGCGGCGACACCGCCCCGGTCCTGATGCTCACCGCGCGCGACGCGGTGGGCGACCGGGTCACCGGCCTGGACGTCGGCGCCGACGACTACCTCGCCAAACCGTTCGAACTGGACGAGCTGCTGGCCCGGGTCCGCGCCCTGCTGCGCCGCAACGCGCTGGCCACCGAGGCCGCCGCCCGGGCCGGCGCCGTGGAGGACGACTCCGAGGTGCTCGCCTTCGCCGACCTGAAGATGAACACCGCCACCCGCGAGGTCACCCGCGCCGGCAAGCCCATCGAGCTGACCCGCACCGAGTTCATGCTGCTGGAGATGTTCCTCTCCCACCCGCGCCAGGTGCTCACCCGCGAGCAGATCCTCAAGGCGGTGTGGGGCTTCGACTTCGAGCCGTCCTCCAACTCACTGGACGTCTACGTGATGTACCTGCGCCGCAAGACCGAGCAGGGCGGCATGCCCCGGCTCATCCAGACCGTACGCGGGGTCGGCTACGCCCTGCGCGCGCCTAGCGGAGCGACGGCCTGA
- a CDS encoding sensor histidine kinase, whose translation MSLRSRLAVLASVAVAVAIALCSVACWFIVRDQTYALQQQELAKAPYALQVIPRLSPPTVCASTPQDAVTELETANAGLFTGAPPPGNRSNHWPAEAISSDGSEVCLPIGADLVAVKVEPSYLNAINLPIGQATYVRGRFVNGDPAMVRLSHYQDARQSYVLATASSLKSVDNSLQNLGFILLVVSAVGIGIAGVTGRLVARAALRPVHDLTDAVEHIARTEEVGTTIPVHGNDEIARLSSSFNSMSTALANSRERQTRLIADAGHELRTPLTSLRTNVDLLIRSDDTGRPLPPATKTKLLGSMKAQMQELTVLIGDLLQLSRPDSPRPGQNVAVVAVHEIAQRAVDRAKLRGPGLNYQVVLEPWYTRADAAALERAVMNLLDNAVKYSPPAGAIEVTLHHGRLTVRDHGPGIPEDELQYVFDRFWRSPSSRQLPGSGLGLSIVAQTVEDSGGRVTLGPAPDGGPGAFAVVTLPGAPEPPPAAPPLPPQPPYPPGSAAS comes from the coding sequence ATGTCGCTGCGCAGCCGGCTGGCGGTGCTGGCGTCGGTGGCAGTGGCGGTGGCGATCGCGCTGTGTTCGGTCGCGTGCTGGTTCATCGTGAGGGACCAGACGTACGCGCTGCAGCAGCAGGAGCTCGCCAAGGCTCCCTACGCTCTGCAGGTCATCCCGCGCCTCAGCCCACCCACCGTCTGCGCGAGCACTCCACAGGATGCCGTCACCGAGTTGGAGACCGCCAACGCCGGCCTGTTTACCGGCGCACCGCCCCCGGGAAATCGCAGCAACCACTGGCCGGCTGAGGCGATCAGCTCCGACGGCTCCGAAGTCTGCCTGCCGATCGGAGCGGACCTGGTCGCCGTCAAGGTCGAGCCGTCCTACCTGAACGCGATCAACCTGCCGATCGGGCAAGCGACCTACGTCAGGGGGCGGTTCGTCAACGGTGATCCGGCGATGGTGCGGCTGTCGCACTACCAGGACGCGCGTCAGTCCTATGTGCTCGCCACGGCTTCATCGTTGAAGAGCGTCGACAACTCCCTCCAGAACCTCGGCTTCATCCTCCTCGTCGTCTCCGCCGTCGGCATCGGCATCGCCGGTGTCACCGGCCGCCTGGTGGCTCGTGCTGCCCTGCGTCCCGTTCACGACCTCACCGATGCCGTGGAGCACATCGCCCGCACCGAGGAGGTGGGCACCACGATCCCCGTGCACGGCAATGACGAGATCGCCCGGCTCTCCTCGTCCTTCAACTCGATGTCCACCGCGCTCGCCAACTCGCGGGAGCGGCAGACCCGGTTGATCGCGGATGCCGGGCACGAGCTGCGCACTCCGCTCACCTCGCTGCGCACCAATGTGGACCTGCTGATCCGCAGCGACGACACCGGCCGGCCGCTGCCGCCCGCCACCAAGACCAAGCTGCTCGGCTCGATGAAGGCGCAGATGCAGGAACTCACCGTGCTGATCGGTGACTTGCTGCAGCTGTCCCGACCGGACTCACCGCGCCCGGGGCAGAACGTGGCGGTGGTCGCGGTGCACGAGATCGCCCAGCGTGCCGTGGACCGGGCCAAGTTGCGCGGTCCGGGGCTGAACTACCAGGTGGTCCTGGAGCCCTGGTACACCCGGGCGGACGCGGCCGCGTTGGAGCGGGCCGTGATGAACCTGCTGGACAACGCGGTGAAGTACAGCCCGCCGGCGGGTGCCATCGAAGTGACCCTGCACCACGGGCGGTTGACGGTCCGCGACCATGGACCGGGCATCCCGGAGGACGAACTGCAGTACGTCTTCGACCGGTTCTGGCGTTCCCCGTCGTCCCGGCAGCTGCCGGGTTCGGGACTGGGCCTGTCGATCGTGGCGCAGACCGTGGAGGACAGCGGCGGCCGGGTCACGCTGGGTCCGGCGCCGGACGGCGGCCCGGGTGCGTTCGCGGTGGTCACCCTCCCCGGCGCCCCGGAACCGCCCCCGGCGGCGCCTCCGCTGCCCCCGCAGCCGCCGTACCCGCCGGGCTCCGCAGCCAGCTGA
- a CDS encoding ATP-binding protein, producing the protein MGNLTDSFTSLMFGKVETTRLPVRTSTGQAQAVYLPTAAPGLGDSGVIIGREVYSGKGYVYDPFQLYGQQLPAPHWLVLGESGNGKSALEKTYVLRQLRFRDRQVVVLDAQGEDGVGEWNLIANALGIKSVRLDPMAARDGGVKLNPLDPAITTTGQLSLLRTIIEVAMGRSLEERAGFALKAAHAHVRATVTDRQPILGDIIETLRRPDLSSVESLGVDPEEVQSWGLDVALVLDRLVDGDLRGMFDGSTTDGIDLDAPLIVFDLSHIDRNSIAMPILMAIVGVWLEHTWIRPDRRKRIFLVEEAWHIINSPFVAQLFQRLLKFGRRLGLSFVAVVHHLSDVVDGAAAKEASAILKMASTRTIYMQKADEARATGRVLGLPRWAVEIIPTLSPGIAVWDVNGNVQVVKHIITESERPLVYTDRAMTEDAVAERIRAERQLAAEPGV; encoded by the coding sequence ATGGGCAACCTGACCGACTCGTTCACCAGCCTGATGTTCGGCAAGGTGGAGACCACCCGGCTGCCGGTGCGCACCTCCACCGGTCAAGCCCAGGCGGTCTACCTGCCCACCGCCGCACCGGGGCTGGGCGACTCCGGGGTCATCATCGGCCGTGAGGTGTACAGCGGGAAGGGCTACGTCTACGACCCGTTCCAGCTCTACGGCCAGCAGCTGCCGGCCCCGCACTGGCTGGTGCTCGGCGAGTCGGGCAACGGCAAGTCGGCGCTGGAGAAGACTTATGTGCTGCGGCAGTTGAGGTTCCGCGACCGGCAGGTGGTGGTGCTGGACGCGCAGGGCGAGGACGGCGTCGGCGAGTGGAACCTGATCGCCAACGCGCTGGGCATAAAGTCGGTCCGGCTGGACCCGATGGCGGCCCGGGACGGCGGGGTCAAGCTCAACCCGCTGGACCCGGCGATCACCACCACCGGGCAGCTGTCGCTGCTGCGCACCATCATCGAGGTGGCGATGGGCCGCAGCCTGGAGGAGCGGGCCGGCTTCGCCCTGAAGGCCGCGCACGCCCATGTCCGGGCCACCGTGACGGACCGCCAGCCGATCCTCGGCGACATCATCGAGACGCTGCGCCGCCCCGACCTGTCCTCGGTGGAGTCGCTCGGGGTGGACCCGGAGGAGGTGCAGTCCTGGGGCCTGGACGTGGCCCTGGTGCTGGACCGGCTGGTCGACGGCGACCTGCGCGGCATGTTCGACGGGTCGACCACCGACGGCATCGACCTGGACGCGCCGCTGATCGTCTTCGACCTGTCGCACATCGACCGCAACTCGATCGCGATGCCGATCCTGATGGCGATCGTCGGCGTTTGGCTGGAGCACACCTGGATCCGCCCCGACCGCAGGAAGCGCATCTTCCTGGTCGAGGAGGCCTGGCACATCATCAACAGCCCGTTCGTGGCCCAACTCTTCCAGCGGCTGCTGAAGTTCGGGCGCCGGCTCGGCCTGTCGTTCGTCGCCGTGGTGCACCACCTGTCGGACGTGGTGGACGGCGCCGCCGCCAAGGAGGCCTCGGCGATCCTCAAGATGGCCTCCACCCGCACCATCTACATGCAGAAGGCCGACGAGGCCCGGGCCACCGGACGGGTGCTGGGCCTGCCCCGGTGGGCGGTGGAGATCATCCCCACCCTCTCCCCGGGCATCGCCGTCTGGGACGTCAACGGCAACGTCCAAGTGGTCAAGCACATCATCACCGAGAGCGAGCGCCCGCTGGTCTACACCGACCGCGCGATGACCGAGGACGCGGTGGCCGAGCGGATCCGGGCGGAGCGTCAGCTCGCGGCGGAGCCGGGGGTCTGA
- a CDS encoding SCO6880 family protein, whose protein sequence is MIGKSRPNAPIGRNRESGEIILIIFGAFLGMLWGLLVPILALRIVGLVGFPLLAIAAVYLPYRRRTFYKWVEINRTFRRTVRSGRAVWQSTAMDAGTRLDGREVEVGPPPGVGRQRWLSAPFGPDEVAVLMHLERRTVTAAIEIEGPGVGLRDSEDQEALVDRFGTLLKHVANGDGFVTRLQILARTLPADPDAHAKDVERRGDQDAPRWLRDSYDQLQSMVSTSSEQHRAYLVACMHYTRDLAAESQAMGRSAYDKRGAGREDDGLAAVMARELTDICARLAEADIRVRQPLGEARLASLLHSMYDPDHPIDHIQAMTRRNAWPAELDATDPQYLQAKTRESATRAPWCHATAWIKEWPLTPVGVNFLAPLLVHTPDVIRTVAVTMDLEPTDVAIERMLTEKTNDEAEASRAAKMNRTVDPRDLAHTGRVDQRGDDLASGAAGVNLVGYITVSSRNPEALARDKRTIRASAGKSYLKLEWCDREHHRAFVNTLPFATGIRR, encoded by the coding sequence CTGATCGGCAAGTCCCGCCCGAACGCGCCGATCGGGCGCAACCGGGAGTCCGGGGAGATCATCCTGATCATCTTCGGCGCCTTCCTGGGGATGCTCTGGGGTCTGCTGGTGCCGATCCTGGCGCTGCGGATAGTCGGTCTGGTGGGCTTCCCGCTGCTGGCCATCGCGGCGGTGTACCTGCCGTACCGGCGCCGGACCTTCTACAAGTGGGTGGAGATCAACCGCACCTTCCGGCGCACCGTGCGCAGTGGCCGGGCGGTCTGGCAGTCCACCGCGATGGACGCCGGTACCCGGCTGGACGGCCGGGAGGTCGAGGTCGGCCCGCCGCCGGGGGTGGGGCGGCAGCGCTGGCTGAGCGCGCCGTTCGGACCGGACGAGGTCGCCGTGCTGATGCACCTGGAGCGGCGCACCGTGACCGCCGCGATCGAGATCGAGGGCCCGGGCGTGGGGCTGCGCGACTCCGAGGACCAGGAGGCGCTGGTCGACCGGTTCGGCACCCTGCTCAAGCACGTCGCCAACGGGGACGGCTTCGTGACCCGGCTGCAGATCCTGGCCCGCACCCTGCCCGCCGACCCGGACGCGCACGCCAAGGACGTCGAGCGGCGCGGCGACCAGGACGCGCCGCGCTGGCTGCGGGACTCCTACGACCAGCTGCAGTCGATGGTGTCCACCTCCTCCGAGCAGCACCGGGCCTACCTGGTGGCCTGCATGCACTACACCCGGGACCTGGCCGCCGAGTCGCAGGCGATGGGCCGCAGCGCCTACGACAAGCGCGGCGCGGGCCGCGAGGACGACGGCCTGGCCGCCGTGATGGCCCGTGAACTGACCGACATCTGCGCCCGGTTGGCGGAGGCCGACATCCGGGTGCGGCAGCCGCTGGGCGAGGCCCGGCTGGCCTCGCTGCTGCACTCGATGTACGACCCGGACCATCCGATCGACCACATCCAGGCGATGACCCGGCGCAACGCCTGGCCGGCCGAGCTGGACGCCACCGACCCGCAGTACCTGCAGGCCAAGACCCGCGAGTCGGCCACCCGGGCGCCCTGGTGCCACGCCACCGCCTGGATCAAGGAGTGGCCGCTCACCCCGGTGGGCGTCAACTTCCTCGCCCCGCTGCTGGTGCACACCCCGGACGTGATCCGCACGGTCGCCGTCACCATGGACCTGGAGCCGACCGACGTGGCGATCGAGCGGATGCTCACCGAGAAGACCAACGACGAGGCCGAGGCCAGCCGCGCGGCCAAGATGAACCGCACGGTGGACCCGCGCGACCTGGCCCACACCGGCCGGGTCGACCAGCGCGGTGACGACCTGGCCTCCGGCGCGGCCGGGGTGAACCTGGTCGGCTACATCACGGTCTCCTCCCGCAACCCCGAGGCGCTGGCCCGCGACAAGCGGACCATCCGGGCCTCGGCCGGCAAGAGCTACCTCAAGCTGGAGTGGTGCGACCGCGAGCACCACCGGGCGTTCGTCAACACCCTGCCGTTCGCCACCGGCATCCGCCGCTGA
- a CDS encoding C40 family peptidase, with the protein MVLRNGGRAAIAAGALGGGFVLLLGLGTYAASGLPQGNAGYGSNVSLATGTVPAAYQALIQQAGSSTCPQVTAPLLAAQLYQESGFNPTAVSNVGAQGISQIMPDTWRQYADPSWTNPWDPSQAIPMAARIDCAYAKDVASVPGDPQANMLAAYNAGTDAVLRNRGIPPYSETQDYVHSILSLARSFSAPSAPVGISAQANGAIYFAQTKLGTPYLWGGEGLPSQDGRFDCSGLTQAAFASVGITLPRVANDQWYSGQHPSRDQLRPGDLVFFATDLSDPRSIHHVGIYVGGGYMIDAPHTGAEIRYDSIDRSEYIGATRVTPDGAAALPSRAADGTITGGSALDGKGGSSLASASASPSP; encoded by the coding sequence ATGGTACTCCGGAATGGCGGCCGAGCGGCGATCGCTGCGGGAGCTCTTGGCGGCGGCTTCGTCCTGCTGCTCGGGCTCGGCACCTATGCGGCGAGCGGCCTGCCCCAGGGCAACGCCGGCTACGGCTCCAACGTCTCGCTGGCCACCGGCACGGTCCCGGCCGCCTACCAGGCACTGATCCAGCAGGCCGGCAGCAGCACCTGCCCGCAGGTGACCGCTCCGCTGCTGGCCGCCCAGCTCTACCAGGAGAGCGGCTTCAACCCCACCGCGGTCAGCAACGTCGGTGCGCAGGGCATCAGTCAGATCATGCCGGACACCTGGAGGCAGTACGCGGACCCGAGTTGGACCAACCCCTGGGATCCGAGCCAGGCCATCCCGATGGCCGCCCGGATCGACTGCGCCTACGCCAAGGACGTCGCCTCCGTCCCCGGCGACCCGCAGGCCAACATGCTGGCCGCCTACAACGCCGGCACCGACGCGGTGCTGCGCAACCGCGGCATCCCGCCCTACTCGGAGACCCAGGACTACGTCCACTCGATCCTCTCGCTGGCGCGCAGCTTCAGCGCGCCCAGCGCCCCCGTGGGGATCTCGGCACAGGCCAACGGCGCCATCTACTTCGCGCAGACCAAACTGGGCACCCCGTACCTGTGGGGCGGTGAGGGGCTGCCCTCGCAGGACGGCCGGTTCGACTGCTCCGGGCTCACCCAGGCCGCCTTCGCCTCGGTCGGCATCACCCTGCCCCGAGTGGCCAACGACCAGTGGTACTCGGGCCAGCACCCCAGCCGCGACCAACTCCGCCCCGGCGACCTGGTGTTCTTCGCCACCGACCTGAGCGACCCGCGCAGCATCCACCACGTCGGCATCTACGTCGGCGGCGGCTACATGATCGACGCCCCGCACACCGGCGCCGAGATCCGCTACGACTCGATCGACCGCTCCGAGTACATCGGTGCGACCCGGGTCACCCCGGACGGCGCCGCCGCGCTGCCCAGCAGGGCCGCCGACGGCACCATCACCGGCGGCTCGGCGCTGGACGGCAAGGGCGGCTCCTCGCTCGCCTCGGCCTCCGCCAGCCCCTCCCCCTGA